A single region of the Thermomicrobiales bacterium genome encodes:
- a CDS encoding class II histone deacetylase → MGITTTKSVGLIFDDRYLAHDTGLSLIEDRFSYPFPKPIDHPSSPELVGRAKQLMDLAGVTDLMTRVDPFEATDDDILRFHTRDYLDQLYKLDKIGGDTGSGAPMGVGGLRIARLSAGGVMAAVDALVAGSVRQAYALVRPPGHHAMADRGMGFCVLSNVALAAMYARAVHKVDRIAIVDWDVHHGNGTQSAFSGDADTLFISLHEDSLYPFGWGTVDQVGEDEGAGRTINIPLPAGSGNAAYRAAFERVVVPVIQEFQPELIFVSAGQDANVSDPLARMTLTTSAYRAMAGIMLDLAERICDGRLVVAQEGGYAPYYAPYCSAAIAETLTGRGEGPLPLLEPFREYDTTLPSNTRVGLDAEQAIKAVEQVQSQYWSCLRG, encoded by the coding sequence ATGGGAATCACGACAACCAAGTCGGTTGGGCTGATCTTCGACGATCGCTACCTGGCGCACGATACCGGTTTGTCGTTGATCGAGGACCGGTTTTCCTATCCCTTTCCCAAACCGATCGACCATCCGTCGAGCCCGGAACTGGTTGGCCGCGCCAAGCAGTTGATGGACCTGGCTGGTGTGACCGATCTGATGACGCGGGTAGACCCATTCGAAGCAACCGATGACGATATCTTGCGCTTCCATACCCGCGACTATCTCGATCAGCTCTACAAGCTGGACAAGATCGGAGGCGACACTGGCTCAGGAGCGCCGATGGGAGTTGGCGGCTTGCGCATCGCGCGGCTTTCCGCCGGTGGTGTGATGGCGGCAGTCGACGCGCTCGTCGCCGGTTCTGTGCGCCAGGCGTATGCGCTCGTGCGGCCACCGGGCCATCACGCGATGGCCGACCGCGGAATGGGATTCTGCGTTCTCAGCAACGTCGCCCTCGCCGCAATGTACGCGCGCGCGGTCCATAAGGTCGACCGGATCGCCATTGTCGATTGGGATGTGCACCACGGAAACGGCACACAGAGCGCCTTCTCTGGAGACGCCGACACACTCTTCATTTCCTTGCATGAGGATTCGCTCTATCCATTTGGCTGGGGCACGGTCGACCAGGTGGGCGAGGACGAAGGCGCCGGCCGCACAATCAACATTCCGCTCCCCGCCGGAAGCGGAAATGCTGCCTACCGGGCGGCCTTCGAGCGGGTGGTCGTGCCGGTCATCCAGGAGTTCCAGCCGGAGTTGATCTTCGTTTCCGCTGGTCAGGACGCAAACGTCTCTGATCCGTTGGCGAGGATGACGCTCACGACGAGTGCCTATCGCGCGATGGCCGGAATCATGCTCGATCTGGCGGAGCGTATCTGTGACGGAAGACTCGTGGTGGCGCAGGAGGGTGGCTACGCACCGTACTACGCTCCTTATTGTTCTGCGGCGATCGCGGAGACCTTGACCGGGCGAGGCGAGGGTCCGTTGCCGCTTCTCGAGCCATTCAGGGAATACGACACCACCCTTCCCTCCAACACAAGGGTTGGCCTCGATGCCGAGCAGGCAATCAAGGCCGTCGAACAGGTCCAGTCCCAGTACTGGTCCTGCCTGAGGGGCTAG
- a CDS encoding C39 family peptidase: protein MRRTLLAVVMVVSVLGMGGFMAPKATLAATQSVDSWIELSTGNPAPGCPIDVSVEVRSQGAPVTGVAVELALHQDGNLLTAVHGVTNDAGIDFLTLDTSALSSGVGYWLDINVGGVYLTGQSIVTGSTDCGAPKSIKTSGTISVVPGASGSTSAEVSGMTGTGAGSKVFVPTYQQQRGLSCEFASMYIATSAFGDGVSEYAFDDVVGLSPNPHLGYRGNITGTWGNTTDYGVYAQPLSWALAQFGFVGDAFYGVGDDSTITSRLDNGWPVVVWLALWGDQSFRTEYDGQSFTLVPGMHVMVAYGYDSDGIYLSDPGSGTYRFYDWATFNAMWSVLDGMAMAVHPA from the coding sequence ATGAGGCGAACGCTACTGGCCGTCGTGATGGTCGTGTCTGTCCTGGGTATGGGCGGGTTCATGGCGCCGAAGGCGACGTTGGCTGCCACGCAAAGTGTCGACTCATGGATCGAGCTGTCGACTGGGAACCCGGCTCCGGGCTGCCCCATCGATGTTTCGGTCGAAGTTCGCTCACAGGGCGCTCCGGTGACCGGGGTGGCGGTCGAGCTGGCATTGCACCAGGACGGCAATCTGCTTACTGCGGTTCATGGCGTCACCAATGACGCAGGCATCGACTTTCTCACCCTCGACACGTCAGCGCTTTCGAGCGGCGTCGGCTATTGGCTCGACATCAATGTCGGCGGTGTCTATCTCACCGGGCAGTCCATCGTCACGGGTTCGACGGACTGTGGCGCGCCGAAGTCGATCAAGACATCTGGCACGATCTCGGTCGTGCCTGGGGCGTCTGGCTCGACAAGCGCCGAGGTCTCCGGCATGACCGGAACTGGCGCAGGCTCGAAGGTGTTCGTTCCGACCTATCAGCAGCAGCGTGGCCTGTCGTGCGAGTTTGCCTCGATGTATATCGCCACCAGCGCATTCGGTGACGGCGTTTCTGAGTACGCCTTCGATGACGTCGTTGGGCTTTCCCCGAATCCGCATCTCGGTTATCGCGGAAACATCACCGGAACCTGGGGCAACACCACCGACTACGGTGTCTATGCGCAGCCGCTGTCATGGGCGCTCGCGCAGTTCGGCTTCGTGGGCGATGCGTTCTACGGGGTCGGCGACGATTCGACGATCACCTCGCGCCTCGACAACGGCTGGCCGGTGGTGGTCTGGCTTGCGCTCTGGGGAGATCAGAGCTTCCGCACCGAATACGATGGACAGTCGTTCACCCTCGTTCCGGGTATGCATGTCATGGTCGCCTACGGATACGACAGCGACGGCATCTACCTGTCGGATCCGGGGTCCGGAACCTATCGGTTCTACGACTGGGCGACGTTCAATGCCATGTGGAGCGTTCTGGATGGCATGGCGATGGCAGTTCATCCTGCCTAG
- a CDS encoding Lrp/AsnC family transcriptional regulator, which yields MPRSVTPTDRAIIRLLQQNSRASYAELSRKTGIPESTIRRRMERLQEIGVIEFSMVADPAKLGYQLRAIIGLKLDVRELEPIAATVRAMEEVAFAAFVTGSFDIVIHVVVEHQEGLVNLLQRLAGIDGIRSTETFVMPWIIKPTTAWVLPQTEFDTPQPRRKRGPDYDENGNIIPRKRGRPRRNPVV from the coding sequence ATGCCGCGTAGCGTCACTCCCACCGACCGGGCGATTATTCGACTTCTGCAACAGAACTCGCGCGCGTCCTATGCGGAGTTAAGCCGCAAGACCGGCATACCGGAATCGACGATTCGGCGACGCATGGAGCGCTTGCAGGAGATCGGCGTCATCGAGTTCTCGATGGTCGCCGACCCCGCCAAACTCGGCTACCAACTGCGAGCGATCATCGGGCTCAAGCTGGATGTCCGCGAGCTCGAGCCAATCGCTGCGACTGTGCGCGCTATGGAAGAGGTTGCGTTCGCGGCATTCGTCACCGGCAGTTTCGATATCGTGATCCACGTGGTCGTCGAGCACCAGGAAGGCCTCGTGAATCTCCTCCAGCGGCTCGCCGGCATCGACGGCATTCGCTCCACGGAGACGTTTGTGATGCCCTGGATCATCAAACCGACGACCGCCTGGGTACTCCCGCAGACAGAGTTCGACACACCCCAGCCGCGGCGCAAGCGTGGACCCGATTACGACGAAAACGGAAACATCATTCCGCGCAAGCGGGGACGACCGCGCCGCAACCCGGTCGTCTAG